The Brassica rapa cultivar Chiifu-401-42 chromosome A10, CAAS_Brap_v3.01, whole genome shotgun sequence genome segment CTTATCCAATCTTTTCAGGTCATTGACTAATTGTCCAAttaatctaaatattaaaaaattacgcatccaatatttatatattttatatacattgtTAATATAACTTTAGTTACATAAAATTTGATTAACTTTCCAAGTGGCATAAACGATTTAAGCCAATATTTAAAGAAGATggtttgttgacaaaaaagaagCTTATGGTTTACATCATCactaaaattgtataatttatttctatttttccgGAGTATTCGTCTTAATttcgagatttttttttatcaaattgttATGCGTATGTTGTACGTCTCAGTAATTGTTATTGCTTTGGAAAAATATGTGAGAAAAATACGAATACAAGACGAATCTCTACTCTTAAAAATGTAAATGTACGCACATTATCTGAGGAATTTTTGAATTAGCGCCGAGAATAACCCACTTTGCCTAGAGTGATTAAAATGCATCTCTGGACTATGGGCCTCATTTAATTCTCATAATACTAAGCATTTCATCTCATGGGTTTCTAATATCATGAACCCACATGAATAAAAGTATAAACGAGCCCTTGATACTCTAGTGTGTGCCTAAACAATTGTCTGCACTGCTTGAAACGCTTAATCATAGTTAAAGCTGAAATAGTGATTAGAAAAACGACATACGACGCATAAGCATGGGTTGATATAACTGCACAAAAGCGACATACGACGCAGAAATAAATATCTTAACACTTGAAAGAAAAGTGTAGGAACGTAAAGATACACGCGTGTCTCTCATGCACTACCAAAAACTCAtgcaagacaaaaaaaaaactagaggtTCTAGAATATTCTTGTTTGTTTCAtcgttttgtaatttatagcAAACAAGACCAAGTCGTCAACAAACAACGTCGTTCACTATGGATCGTCCATTTGTCTAGCtttcaaatcaaccaatcatGGCTCTTTCTCTATTTATATCATTCAACAATAACACTTCTTCAACCTAAAACGTAGTATTTTGAATTTAATTCTGCAGCTTCAAATCTAACTCTCGATCGAATGTGTTTCTTTGATAATTCGGCGCGATCAAAATTTGACGGTGGTGAAGATGGATGTGGCTTGGTGGATGGAAGCGGCTCCTCCGCAGATAATTTTCCCTGAGAAGCCATCAACTTGTCCGATTCTAGAGACCATTTTAGAAGAACGAGAGACCGAAGAAGACGATGATGAACATGAAAAGGAAGACGTCTAATGATCATTTGATCGACATTTCGTCTTGATTATAGATAGACCCGACCTTTGGTTGTATTTTTCTATGAATGTATAAGACgagattttgtatatttataaatcatatCATAAATCTTatgataattatataatagTCCTTTTGGGGTAAAATACCTCAAGATAATAgttctttgtgtgtgtgttttagaaCTCTTATGACTCGTAGTAATTAGATGATCACTTCAAATATACCCACCCATACAAAATGTTTAGTTCGAGCTAATAGTTATTTTACGCGTCACTCCTCCTCTTGTTCTAATCAGAAGCGAGGCAATCTCGATATGagatatacatttttttttatgatccGCATATCCGAACTAGAAGTCCTACCTAATCACCTGAACCAACTCATCAGTGACATGCAAGCTCCGGTACGTGTAGATATCTACGCCGTCTTACTACACATA includes the following:
- the LOC103847400 gene encoding LOW QUALITY PROTEIN: uncharacterized protein LOC103847400 (The sequence of the model RefSeq protein was modified relative to this genomic sequence to represent the inferred CDS: deleted 1 base in 1 codon); the encoded protein is MCFFDNRRDQNLTVVKMDVAWWMEAAPPQIIFPEKPSTCPILETILEERETEEDDDEHEKEDV